Genomic DNA from Streptomyces sp. NBC_01571:
CCAACCATCTCGGCACCTACCTGCGAGCGCGTCGTGACCTCGTTGACCCCAAGGATGTCGGCCTGCCCGGCGGGGGCCGCCGCCGCGTGCCGGGCCTGCGCCGCGAGGAGGTCGCCCTGCTCGCCGGCATCAGCAGCGAGTACTATCTGCGCCTCGAACAAGGACGCGACCAAAACCCCTCACCAGCCGTCCTTGATGCCCTCGCTCGCGTCCTCCAGCTCGACCTGGACGCAACACGGCACCTGCACGCCCTCGCCACCCCCGCTCCGCGACACGGCAGTCCGTCCCCCGGCGACGAGCGGATTCCTCCCGGCATCCAGCAACTGATCAATACATCCTGGGCGAGCACCCCTGCCGTGATCTTGAACCGCTACATGGACGTTCTGACGGCCAACCCCCTCGCCATCGCGCTGTCGCCCAGCAACCAGCCCGGCACGAATGCCATACGGTCCGCACTCCTCGACCCGCGCATGCGCTCCCTCTACCTCAACTGGGGCGAGATGACCGTCCGTGCCGTCGCCAGCCTGCGCGCCCTCATCGGCCCAGATGGCAGTGATCCACGCATCGTCGAGCTGGTGAACGAACTCTCCGCAGACAGCGAGACCTTCCGCCGTCTGTGGTCCCGTCACGACGTCAGCCCCCGGGGCGCCGGCGCCTCACAGATAGACCACCCGCAGGTGGGGCGGCTGGAGCTGCGCTACGAACGACTCCTGCTCGCCGGTACCGACGGCCAACTCCTCGTCGTGCACCATGCCCTTCCCGGCAGCCCATCCGCCCAGAAACTGGCCCAACTCGCCGACGCCCTCAGTACGTAGCGAACCAACGCTGCTCCCCGACCAGCCACCGTCCTAACCTCCATGGACAGCCCTTAGTGCCGCGGCAGGCAACGTTTGGCCTTCGGGGAGCGGCGTGCGCTGCCACCAGCCGTGAAAATCAGGAGTCAGTGGGCACGCTACGGCAGGGGGAACCCCGGCGGGTGCTCCGGTGGCCCGTTCGCAGTGCTGGTGGTCTCCTGGAACTACGGGTCTGTGCCCAGGCCAGCCTAGATGTGGCTACGCCAGAACCCGTTCCCATCGTTCTCTCTAGCGTCC
This window encodes:
- a CDS encoding helix-turn-helix transcriptional regulator; translated protein: MSANHLGTYLRARRDLVDPKDVGLPGGGRRRVPGLRREEVALLAGISSEYYLRLEQGRDQNPSPAVLDALARVLQLDLDATRHLHALATPAPRHGSPSPGDERIPPGIQQLINTSWASTPAVILNRYMDVLTANPLAIALSPSNQPGTNAIRSALLDPRMRSLYLNWGEMTVRAVASLRALIGPDGSDPRIVELVNELSADSETFRRLWSRHDVSPRGAGASQIDHPQVGRLELRYERLLLAGTDGQLLVVHHALPGSPSAQKLAQLADALST